Proteins from a genomic interval of Lolium perenne isolate Kyuss_39 chromosome 1, Kyuss_2.0, whole genome shotgun sequence:
- the LOC127307302 gene encoding putative B3 domain-containing protein Os10g0537100, with amino-acid sequence MEFLPIGGEDSERVCASSAVEKEHMFEKVVTPSDVGKLNRLVIPKQHAERYFPLDGAAAAAAAANGSGKGMVLSFEDRAGKAWRFRYSYWNSSQSYVMTKGWSRFVKEKRLGAGDTVLFGRGGVGESRRLFIDFRRRRPAYVFPPPATSSSLHCLAAPLPSVPLSPWRRDYGITYSGVSAAAGSMSSRHVLFLRQPISAAVVLKSVQVRAALEVPSRQKRVRLFGVNLDCPPALEEGGVCGVTHTVAPTLLQQLLPSPSSSTSSTAGKEACSLDLGL; translated from the coding sequence ATGGAGTTCCTCCCAATCGGCGGCGAGGATTCGGAGCGGGTTTGCGCATCGTCGGCCGTGGAGAAGGAGCACATGTTCGAGAAGGTGGTGACCCCGAGCGACGTGGGGAAGCTGAATCGCCTGGTCATCCCCAAGCAGCACGCCGAGCGCTACTTTCCGCTCGACGGCGCCGCCGCTGCGGCGGCTGCGGCTAACGGAAGCGGCAAGGGGATGGTGCTGAGCTTCGAAGACCGCGCGGGGAAGGCGTGGCGGTTCCGGTACTCGTACTGGAATAGCAGCCAGAGCTACGTGATGACCAAGGGCTGGAGTCGCTTCGTCAAGGAGAAGCGCCTCGGCGCTGGCGACACCGTCCTCTTCGGCCGCGGGGGCGTCGGCGAGAGCCGTCGCCTCTTCATCGATTTCCGCCGCCGACGCCCGGCCTACGTGTTCCCGCCGCCGGCGACTTCTTCGTCGTTGCATTGCCTGGCGGCGCCTCTCCCTTCCGTGCCGCTCAGCCCATGGCGGCGGGACTACGGAATCACCTACAGCGGCGTCTCCGCCGCCGCGGGGTCCATGTCCAGCCGTCACGTGCTGTTCCTACGGCAGCCAATTTCAGCGGCAGTGGTGCTCAAATCTGTGCAGGTGCGTGCCGCACTGGAGGTACCGTCGAGGCAGAAGCGGGTCCGGCTGTTCGGCGTGAACCTCGACTGCCCGCCGGCACTGGAGGAAGGCGGCGTGTGCGGAGTCACGCATACGGTGGCGCCGACGCTCCTGCAACAGCTGCTCCCATCGCCGTCATCGTCTACGTCGTCCACGGCGGGGAAGGAGGCCTGCTCCTTGGATCTTGGACTGTGA